One region of Paraburkholderia phymatum STM815 genomic DNA includes:
- a CDS encoding efflux RND transporter permease subunit, whose amino-acid sequence MWIVKLALRRPYTFIVLAVLLFIVGPLAILRTPTDIFPNIDIPVVSIVWSYNGFSAEDMAHRITSNYERALTTDVDDIEHIESQSLNGVSVVKVFFHPGADINRAIAEAASNSASILRVLPPGTLPPNIITYNASTVPVLQLGLSSNTLPEQTLYDLGNSFIRTQLATIQGAAVPLPYGGKIRQIMVLLDPKALQAKGLAPADVVNAVNAQNLILPGGTAKIGSREYNVEMNGSTSTVAALNDLPIKTVNGSVVYVRDVAHVIDGYAPQTNIVRSDGKRAALLQIEKTGSASTLTIIQQVKAMLPKIAAGLPSALKITPLSDQSVFVKSAISGVVREALIAACLTAAMILLFLGSWRATLIIAVSIPLAVLTSLIALAALGQTINIMTLGGLALAVGILVDDATVAIENITHHLEKGAPLHDAILNGSGEIAVPTFVSTLSICIVFVPMFLLSGVARYLFVPLAEAVVFAMCASYFFSRTLVPTLAMYLMRVPSKNGRAAQGRFAIFARFQARFEHRFDILRNGYHDVLQRAVANRRRFIPVYLALCFASLALIPFAGRDFFPAVDTGEIRLHLRAPTGTRIEQTARITDQVEAKIRSVIPKPEQAAVLDNIGVPVSGINLTYDSADPIGPEDADIMVTLKPDHKPTAQYVAQLRNVLAQAFPGVTFAFLPADIVSQILNFGLPAPIDVQIVGNKLDQNRVVADKLLAQMRGVRGLVDARLQQPGDEPAIDVNVDRTKAIQAGLTQRDVAQNMLIALSGSSQTTPNFWLDPKNGVSYPLVTEMPQYDIHSLQTLSNIPLTTNRVGVDPQNQLGSLGTTSRSMQQAVVSHYNVQPVLDIFASTQGRDLGSVASDVTKLVDAARTQLPAGSSIVIRGQVQSMNESFVGLGYGLVFAIALVYLLMVVNFQSWLDPLIIVSGLPGSLAGIAWMLFATHTTLSVPALTGTILCIGIATANSILVINTARESLANGMEPLAAALDAGFNRFRPVLMTALAMLIGMLPMALGLGDGGEQNAPLGRAVIGGLAIGTVSTLMFVPVVFGMVHAWLAKRRAKNAADHADMTTHAQ is encoded by the coding sequence ATGTGGATCGTCAAACTGGCCCTGCGGCGGCCTTACACTTTCATCGTGCTGGCCGTGCTGCTCTTCATCGTCGGGCCGCTCGCGATCCTGCGCACGCCGACGGATATCTTCCCGAACATCGACATTCCCGTCGTCAGCATCGTGTGGTCGTATAACGGTTTTTCCGCCGAAGACATGGCGCACCGGATCACGTCGAACTACGAGCGCGCGCTCACCACCGACGTCGACGATATCGAACACATCGAATCGCAATCGCTCAACGGCGTCTCCGTCGTGAAGGTGTTCTTTCATCCGGGCGCGGACATCAACCGCGCGATCGCCGAGGCTGCGTCGAACTCCGCGTCGATCCTGCGCGTGCTGCCGCCCGGCACGCTGCCGCCGAACATCATCACGTACAACGCATCGACGGTGCCCGTGCTGCAACTGGGCTTGTCCAGCAACACGCTGCCCGAACAGACGCTTTACGATCTCGGCAACAGCTTCATCCGCACACAACTCGCGACGATCCAGGGCGCAGCCGTGCCCTTGCCCTATGGCGGCAAGATCCGCCAGATCATGGTCCTGCTCGATCCGAAAGCGCTGCAGGCGAAGGGTCTCGCACCCGCCGACGTGGTCAACGCGGTCAACGCGCAAAACCTGATTCTGCCGGGCGGCACCGCGAAGATCGGCTCGCGCGAATACAACGTCGAGATGAACGGCAGCACGAGCACCGTCGCTGCACTCAACGATCTGCCCATCAAGACGGTCAACGGCAGCGTCGTCTATGTGCGCGACGTTGCGCATGTGATCGACGGCTACGCGCCGCAAACGAATATCGTGCGTAGCGACGGCAAGCGCGCCGCGTTGCTGCAAATCGAAAAGACGGGCAGTGCGTCGACACTGACCATCATCCAGCAAGTGAAAGCGATGCTGCCGAAGATCGCCGCGGGCCTGCCGAGCGCACTGAAGATTACGCCGCTCTCCGATCAGTCCGTGTTCGTGAAGTCGGCGATTTCGGGCGTCGTGCGCGAAGCGCTGATCGCCGCATGCCTGACGGCCGCAATGATCCTGCTGTTTCTCGGCAGCTGGCGCGCAACGCTCATCATCGCGGTGTCGATTCCATTGGCCGTGTTGACGTCGCTGATTGCGCTGGCCGCGCTCGGGCAGACCATCAACATCATGACGCTCGGCGGACTCGCGCTCGCGGTCGGCATTCTCGTCGACGATGCGACTGTGGCAATCGAAAACATCACGCATCACCTCGAAAAAGGCGCGCCGCTGCACGATGCGATCCTGAACGGGTCCGGCGAGATTGCCGTGCCGACCTTCGTCTCGACGCTGTCGATCTGCATCGTATTCGTGCCGATGTTCCTGTTGTCGGGTGTCGCGCGGTATCTGTTCGTTCCGTTGGCGGAAGCCGTCGTGTTCGCGATGTGCGCGTCGTACTTTTTCTCGCGCACGCTTGTCCCGACCCTCGCGATGTATCTGATGCGCGTGCCTTCGAAGAACGGACGCGCTGCGCAGGGACGCTTCGCGATCTTCGCGCGCTTTCAGGCACGCTTCGAGCATCGCTTCGACATCCTGCGCAACGGTTACCACGACGTGCTGCAACGCGCGGTCGCGAATCGCCGCCGGTTCATTCCCGTCTATCTCGCGCTGTGCTTCGCATCGCTCGCACTGATTCCGTTTGCAGGCCGCGACTTCTTTCCTGCCGTCGACACCGGCGAAATCCGTTTGCATCTGCGCGCCCCGACGGGCACGCGCATCGAGCAGACGGCGCGCATCACCGATCAGGTCGAAGCGAAAATCCGCAGCGTGATTCCGAAGCCGGAACAGGCCGCCGTGCTCGACAACATCGGCGTGCCCGTGAGCGGCATCAATCTGACATACGACTCGGCGGACCCGATCGGCCCTGAAGACGCGGACATCATGGTCACGCTCAAGCCCGATCACAAGCCGACGGCGCAATACGTCGCACAGTTGCGCAACGTGCTGGCGCAGGCGTTTCCCGGCGTGACATTCGCGTTTCTGCCTGCCGATATCGTCAGCCAGATTCTGAACTTCGGCCTGCCCGCGCCGATCGACGTGCAGATCGTCGGCAACAAGCTCGATCAGAACCGTGTCGTCGCGGACAAGTTGCTGGCGCAAATGCGCGGCGTGCGCGGTCTTGTCGATGCCCGCCTCCAGCAGCCTGGCGACGAACCGGCCATCGACGTCAATGTCGATCGTACGAAGGCGATCCAGGCGGGCCTCACGCAAAGAGACGTCGCGCAGAACATGCTGATCGCGCTCTCGGGCAGTTCGCAGACCACGCCGAATTTCTGGCTCGATCCGAAGAACGGCGTCAGCTATCCGTTGGTGACGGAGATGCCGCAGTACGACATTCACTCGCTGCAAACGCTCAGCAACATTCCGCTGACCACCAACCGGGTGGGCGTCGATCCGCAGAATCAGCTGGGCTCGCTCGGCACGACGTCGCGCAGCATGCAGCAGGCCGTCGTATCGCATTACAACGTGCAACCCGTGCTCGACATATTCGCGTCAACGCAAGGACGCGACCTGGGCAGCGTCGCTTCTGACGTAACGAAACTCGTCGACGCCGCGCGCACGCAGTTGCCGGCCGGCTCGTCCATTGTGATTCGCGGACAGGTGCAGTCGATGAACGAATCGTTCGTAGGCCTCGGCTACGGTCTCGTGTTCGCCATCGCCCTCGTCTATCTGCTGATGGTGGTGAATTTCCAGTCGTGGCTCGATCCGCTCATCATCGTCAGCGGCTTGCCAGGCTCGCTCGCGGGCATTGCGTGGATGCTGTTCGCCACGCACACGACGCTGAGCGTACCTGCGTTGACGGGCACGATTCTGTGCATCGGCATCGCAACGGCCAACAGCATTCTCGTCATCAACACCGCTCGCGAGTCGCTCGCCAACGGCATGGAGCCGCTCGCGGCCGCGCTCGATGCAGGCTTCAACCGCTTCCGCCCGGTGCTGATGACGGCGCTCGCGATGCTGATTGGCATGCTGCCGATGGCGCTCGGCCTCGGCGACGGCGGCGAGCAGAATGCGCCGCTCGGCCGCGCGGTGATCGGCGGCCTCGCGATCGGCACAGTGTCGACGCTGATGTTCGTACCCGTCGTATTCGGCATGGTGCACGCGTGGCTCGCGAAACGCCGCGCGAAGAATGCCGCCGATCACGCCGACATGACCACACACGCCCAATAA
- a CDS encoding efflux transporter outer membrane subunit has product MFLVRGSLVRKAIAVAVASALGACSTLPHYSQPQSAVPDHFASTPQPAAGWTVAAPADGEARGPWWTLFNDDELNHLEAQVDVSNQTVRKAVAQLEAARSMVDYQRAGYAPVVTAGASAQRYRTSQNVVHKGLAGHTVPDFSTGLAASWEPDLFGRVKNATVNARDNAQASEADLQSVRLSVATDLAIDYFDLRSLDRQKKLLDDTVTAYAAALRIVQQQLKDGAIDASAVAQAQTQLESTRTQDSDIDVQRAQLEHAIATLVGQPASSFSLPPKVETVALPQIPAGVPSQLLERRPDIAAAERRVAAANAQIGEARAAFYPNLTLSATAGLESSFFAPWLTASSLFWSLGSQIAGTLFDGGRRAAALNNASAQYDGTVADYRQTVLVAFQQVEDDLSSLNTLANEADSQQRATAAADLSLKLTTNRYQAGAVDYLNVVTAQTIALSNERAAEQIDARRIDASVQLLKALGGGWDRNALTDANATD; this is encoded by the coding sequence ATGTTCCTTGTCCGCGGATCGCTGGTTCGCAAGGCAATTGCCGTAGCTGTCGCAAGCGCGTTGGGCGCGTGTTCGACACTGCCGCACTACTCGCAGCCGCAATCGGCTGTGCCCGATCACTTCGCGAGCACGCCGCAACCCGCAGCCGGCTGGACAGTCGCCGCGCCCGCCGATGGAGAGGCGCGCGGCCCGTGGTGGACGCTCTTCAACGACGACGAACTGAATCATCTGGAAGCGCAGGTCGACGTGTCGAACCAGACCGTGCGCAAGGCCGTCGCGCAACTGGAAGCGGCGCGCTCGATGGTCGACTATCAGCGCGCAGGTTATGCGCCCGTCGTCACCGCGGGCGCCTCGGCGCAACGCTATCGCACGTCGCAGAATGTGGTGCACAAAGGGCTGGCGGGCCATACTGTGCCCGATTTTTCGACGGGACTCGCGGCGAGCTGGGAACCCGATCTGTTCGGTCGGGTAAAGAACGCGACCGTCAATGCGCGCGACAATGCGCAGGCCAGCGAAGCCGATCTGCAATCGGTGCGTCTTTCCGTTGCCACCGATCTCGCAATCGACTATTTCGATTTGCGCTCGCTCGACCGGCAAAAGAAGCTGCTCGACGATACGGTCACCGCCTACGCCGCTGCACTGCGGATCGTGCAACAGCAACTGAAGGACGGCGCGATCGATGCGTCTGCCGTCGCGCAGGCGCAGACGCAGCTGGAAAGCACGCGCACGCAAGATAGCGACATCGATGTGCAGCGCGCGCAGCTCGAGCATGCGATCGCCACGCTGGTCGGTCAGCCCGCATCGTCTTTCTCGCTACCGCCGAAGGTGGAGACCGTCGCGCTGCCGCAGATTCCCGCGGGCGTGCCGTCGCAATTGCTGGAGCGCCGTCCCGACATCGCCGCCGCCGAACGGCGCGTCGCCGCCGCAAACGCGCAGATCGGCGAAGCGCGCGCGGCGTTCTATCCGAACCTGACGCTGTCGGCGACGGCGGGGCTCGAAAGCTCGTTCTTCGCGCCGTGGCTCACGGCATCGAGCCTGTTCTGGTCGCTCGGCTCACAGATCGCGGGTACGCTGTTCGACGGCGGCCGGCGCGCGGCAGCGCTGAACAATGCAAGCGCGCAATACGACGGCACGGTCGCCGATTACCGGCAAACGGTGCTGGTGGCCTTCCAGCAGGTCGAGGACGATCTGTCGTCGCTCAATACGCTCGCGAACGAAGCCGACAGCCAGCAACGCGCGACAGCGGCCGCCGACCTGTCGCTCAAGCTGACGACCAATCGCTATCAGGCGGGTGCCGTCGACTATCTGAACGTGGTGACAGCACAAACCATCGCGCTGTCCAACGAGCGCGCGGCGGAACAGATCGACGCGCGCCGTATCGATGCAAGCGTGCAATTGCTGAAAGCGCTCGGCGGCGGCTGGGACCGCAATGCGTTGACGGATGCAAACGCAACGGATTGA
- a CDS encoding xanthine dehydrogenase family protein molybdopterin-binding subunit, producing the protein MTTDIVDVQRPARRSFLKGAGTVAALALTIGFEWTVTSRRALAAPAPGAPFAPNAFLRVGADDSVTVIAKHLEMGQGAYTGIATIVAEELDADWLRVRVESAPADAKRYANLAFGTMQGTGGSSAMANSWMQLRDAGAKARAMLVAAAAQQWKVPASDLRTERGVVYHDASGRHATYGSLASAAAALPVPENVPLKDPKNFKLIGSRAPRVDVPPKTDGTAQFTLDVTFPGMLVAVIQRPPQFGATVRSFDASAAKAVPGVVNVVQVPRGVAVVGKSFWAAKQGRDALKVEWDDTHAEKRSSADIMAEYRKAADKPGLPARTEGDASKAIQGAARKISASYEFPYLAHAPMEPLDAVVKLTANSCEIWAGDQFQTVDQANAANVAGLQPQQVSIHTLYAGGSFGRRANPGSDYIVEAVSIAKALGANGTPVKLQWTREDDIHGGLYRPMYFHKLEAGLSRDGKLVGWQHRIVGQSIVADTPFSGLIKNGIDGTSVEGAANIAYAIPNISVELSTMRTGVPVLWWRVVGSSHTAFAVEAFIDEAAHAAGKDPYTFRRDLLEHEPRMRGVLDLAAQKAGWSDAPLPPGKGRGIAVAEAFKTFVAQVAEVSVDKDGKVKVDRVVCAVDCGTAINPDVIAAQIEGGIGFGLGAALYGAITLKDGRIEQNNFDGYRVLRMDAMPKVEVHIVTSAQAPTGIGEPGVAPVGPAVANAIFAATGKRVYALPFSTENLA; encoded by the coding sequence ATGACGACCGATATTGTTGACGTTCAGCGCCCGGCGCGGCGCTCCTTTCTGAAAGGCGCGGGCACGGTGGCCGCGCTCGCGCTCACCATCGGCTTCGAATGGACCGTGACGTCGCGGCGCGCGCTCGCGGCGCCAGCGCCGGGCGCGCCGTTCGCACCGAACGCCTTCCTGCGCGTCGGCGCCGACGACAGCGTGACGGTGATCGCCAAGCACCTCGAGATGGGCCAGGGCGCGTACACGGGCATTGCGACAATCGTCGCCGAAGAACTCGATGCGGACTGGTTGCGCGTGCGCGTCGAAAGCGCGCCCGCGGATGCAAAGCGCTATGCGAACCTCGCGTTCGGCACGATGCAGGGCACGGGCGGCAGTTCGGCGATGGCCAATTCGTGGATGCAGTTGCGCGACGCGGGCGCGAAAGCGCGCGCAATGCTGGTGGCGGCGGCGGCGCAGCAATGGAAGGTTCCCGCATCCGACTTGCGCACGGAACGCGGCGTCGTTTATCACGACGCGAGCGGCAGGCATGCGACGTATGGTTCGCTGGCATCGGCGGCCGCGGCATTGCCCGTGCCGGAGAACGTGCCGCTCAAAGACCCGAAGAATTTCAAACTGATCGGCAGTCGGGCGCCGCGTGTCGACGTGCCGCCCAAAACCGACGGCACCGCTCAGTTCACGCTCGACGTGACCTTCCCAGGCATGCTCGTCGCCGTGATCCAGCGGCCGCCGCAGTTTGGCGCGACGGTGCGTTCCTTCGATGCGTCGGCGGCGAAAGCGGTGCCCGGCGTCGTGAACGTCGTGCAGGTGCCGCGCGGCGTGGCCGTCGTCGGGAAGAGCTTTTGGGCCGCAAAGCAGGGCCGCGACGCGCTGAAAGTAGAGTGGGACGATACCCACGCTGAGAAGCGCAGTTCGGCGGACATCATGGCCGAGTATCGCAAGGCTGCCGACAAGCCCGGTCTGCCCGCGCGCACGGAAGGCGATGCGTCGAAGGCGATTCAGGGTGCGGCGCGCAAGATCAGCGCGAGCTACGAATTCCCGTACCTCGCTCACGCGCCGATGGAACCGCTCGACGCCGTCGTCAAGCTGACGGCGAACAGTTGCGAAATCTGGGCGGGCGACCAGTTCCAGACCGTCGATCAGGCGAACGCGGCGAACGTCGCCGGCCTGCAGCCGCAGCAGGTGAGCATTCACACGCTGTACGCGGGCGGCAGCTTCGGACGGCGCGCGAATCCGGGCTCGGACTATATCGTCGAAGCAGTGTCGATCGCGAAGGCGCTCGGCGCGAACGGCACACCCGTCAAGCTGCAGTGGACGCGCGAAGACGACATCCACGGCGGCCTCTATCGCCCGATGTACTTTCACAAGCTCGAAGCGGGCCTGTCGCGCGACGGTAAGCTCGTCGGCTGGCAGCATCGGATCGTCGGGCAGTCGATCGTCGCCGATACGCCATTCTCGGGCTTGATCAAGAACGGCATCGACGGCACGTCGGTGGAAGGCGCTGCGAACATCGCGTATGCGATTCCGAACATCTCCGTCGAGCTGTCGACGATGCGCACAGGCGTGCCCGTTCTGTGGTGGCGCGTGGTGGGCAGTTCGCACACGGCCTTCGCCGTCGAAGCGTTCATCGATGAAGCTGCGCATGCGGCCGGCAAAGATCCGTACACGTTCCGGCGCGATCTGCTCGAACACGAACCGCGTATGCGCGGCGTGCTCGATCTCGCCGCTCAAAAAGCGGGATGGAGCGACGCGCCTTTGCCGCCTGGCAAAGGTCGCGGCATCGCGGTGGCGGAAGCGTTCAAGACCTTCGTCGCGCAAGTCGCCGAGGTGTCCGTCGACAAGGACGGCAAGGTGAAGGTCGATCGCGTGGTCTGCGCGGTGGATTGCGGCACGGCGATCAATCCGGACGTGATCGCGGCGCAGATCGAAGGCGGCATCGGCTTCGGCCTGGGCGCGGCGCTGTATGGCGCGATTACGTTGAAGGACGGCCGCATCGAGCAGAACAACTTCGACGGCTATCGCGTGCTGCGTATGGATGCGATGCCGAAGGTCGAAGTGCACATCGTTACGTCGGCGCAGGCGCCCACGGGCATCGGTGAGCCGGGCGTCGCGCCTGTCGGGCCCGCCGTCGCGAACGCGATTTTCGCGGCCACGGGCAAGCGGGTGTATGCGCTGCCGTTCTCGACCGAGAATCTCGCTTGA
- a CDS encoding DUF4148 domain-containing protein, whose protein sequence is MKALIQAVVVSCALAAPALSFAQAEQGQVTRAQVREDLQRVEQAGYRPSSDDASYPADIQAAEAKASAGGQQPLEQTAVGGVAPSGTMQMGAPASADGNPKPVFFGN, encoded by the coding sequence ATGAAAGCACTGATCCAGGCTGTCGTCGTTTCGTGTGCGCTGGCTGCGCCGGCACTTTCCTTTGCTCAGGCCGAGCAGGGCCAGGTCACGCGCGCGCAGGTTCGCGAGGATCTGCAACGCGTCGAGCAGGCAGGCTATCGTCCCTCGTCAGACGACGCTTCCTATCCTGCCGACATCCAGGCCGCCGAAGCGAAGGCATCGGCGGGCGGGCAGCAGCCGCTGGAACAGACGGCTGTAGGCGGTGTCGCGCCGAGCGGCACGATGCAGATGGGCGCGCCCGCATCGGCGGATGGCAATCCGAAGCCGGTCTTTTTCGGAAACTGA
- a CDS encoding (2Fe-2S)-binding protein: protein MSTTLILNGKSTTLDADPNMPLLWAIREVAGLHGTKFGCGMAQCGACTVHLEGQPIRSCVTPLSAVEGRHITTIEGLQGKPAKAVKAAWVKLQVPQCGYCQSGQIMSAAALLAQNPKPTDADIDAAMSGNICRCATYTRIRAAIHDAASTIQG from the coding sequence ATGTCCACCACTCTGATTCTCAACGGCAAGTCCACGACGCTGGACGCCGATCCCAACATGCCGCTGCTCTGGGCGATTCGCGAAGTCGCCGGTCTGCACGGAACGAAATTCGGCTGCGGGATGGCGCAATGCGGCGCGTGCACGGTTCATCTCGAAGGCCAGCCGATCCGCTCGTGCGTGACGCCGCTATCCGCTGTGGAGGGCCGCCACATCACGACGATCGAAGGTTTGCAGGGCAAGCCGGCGAAGGCCGTGAAGGCCGCGTGGGTAAAGCTGCAAGTTCCGCAGTGCGGCTACTGTCAGTCCGGGCAGATCATGTCCGCTGCCGCGCTGCTCGCGCAAAACCCCAAGCCGACGGACGCCGACATCGACGCCGCGATGAGCGGCAACATCTGCCGCTGCGCGACTTATACGCGGATTCGCGCAGCGATCCACGATGCCGCCAGCACGATTCAGGGGTAA
- a CDS encoding efflux RND transporter periplasmic adaptor subunit has product MTTPDLPTRPQPSAPTELTPADHESKRATRRYLLPVALAAVAAALLALGIVPRLHAGTALTQQVDEQRYLTVETLTPTRAPALQELLLPGNVMPFADASIYARTSGYIQHWYSDIGAKVKAGQTLADIDTPELDAQLRQARADEATAKANYTFANSTAQRWQTMLQTQSVSQQDADAKTSDSAAKLAAWQAAQANVARLAELVSYEKVTAPFDGVITARNVDVGALVTSGGSPGIPANSGELFHIEQTDRLRVFVDVPQNDAQGVMPGTKVYLTTQQYPGRQFDATVARSAESIDPVSRTLRVEVDVDNRDGTLLPGAYTQVHLALETAHPALEVPVSALLFRPDGVTVATIGSDDKVQLKTVTIGRDFGTYVEVAKGLDATDRVINNPGDAISSGETVRVASLHSTQATQAAALAKRG; this is encoded by the coding sequence ATGACTACGCCCGATCTGCCGACACGTCCGCAACCTTCGGCTCCCACCGAGCTGACGCCTGCCGATCACGAGTCGAAACGCGCCACGCGGCGCTACCTGCTGCCCGTCGCGCTAGCGGCCGTCGCCGCCGCGTTGCTCGCGCTCGGCATCGTGCCGCGATTGCACGCCGGCACGGCGCTGACCCAGCAAGTCGACGAGCAGCGTTATCTTACGGTCGAAACGCTCACGCCGACGCGCGCACCCGCGTTGCAGGAATTGCTGCTGCCCGGCAACGTGATGCCGTTCGCGGACGCGTCGATCTACGCGCGCACGAGCGGCTACATCCAGCACTGGTATTCGGATATCGGTGCGAAGGTCAAAGCGGGACAAACGCTCGCCGACATCGATACGCCGGAGCTCGACGCGCAGCTGCGCCAGGCGCGCGCCGACGAAGCGACTGCGAAGGCCAACTACACTTTCGCAAACAGCACCGCGCAGCGCTGGCAAACGATGCTGCAAACGCAGTCCGTCTCGCAACAGGATGCCGACGCAAAGACGAGCGACAGCGCAGCGAAGCTCGCCGCGTGGCAAGCGGCGCAAGCAAATGTGGCGCGGCTCGCTGAGCTGGTGTCGTACGAGAAAGTGACGGCGCCGTTCGACGGCGTCATCACCGCGCGTAACGTCGATGTCGGCGCGCTGGTGACCTCGGGCGGCTCGCCCGGCATCCCCGCCAACAGCGGCGAACTCTTTCATATCGAACAGACCGACCGTCTGCGCGTATTCGTCGACGTGCCGCAAAACGATGCACAGGGCGTCATGCCGGGCACGAAGGTTTATCTGACGACGCAGCAGTATCCGGGGCGCCAGTTCGACGCGACGGTCGCGCGCAGCGCGGAGTCGATCGATCCCGTGAGCCGCACGCTGCGTGTGGAAGTCGATGTCGACAACCGCGACGGCACGTTGCTGCCGGGCGCGTACACGCAGGTTCATCTTGCGCTGGAAACGGCGCATCCCGCCCTCGAGGTGCCCGTCAGCGCGCTGCTGTTCCGGCCGGACGGCGTGACCGTCGCGACGATCGGCAGTGACGACAAGGTGCAGTTGAAGACCGTGACCATTGGCCGCGATTTCGGCACCTACGTCGAAGTGGCGAAGGGACTCGATGCAACCGATCGCGTGATCAACAATCCGGGCGATGCGATCAGCAGCGGCGAAACAGTGCGCGTCGCGTCTTTGCATTCGACGCAAGCGACGCAGGCGGCGGCGCTCGCGAAGCGCGGTTAA